The following are encoded together in the Chlamydiales bacterium genome:
- a CDS encoding tetratricopeptide repeat protein, whose translation MAETNWCDVLGWGPMHLQELRFSGFTYFKEGKYEIAKIFFDALTVLDPENAYDRRVLGATYMLLGDHNKAIKVLEEAIQLDSTHLGAQINRTKALFFLGNIQEGLESAQKLIHCSDKDIANDAQALILAYKS comes from the coding sequence ATGGCAGAAACTAATTGGTGTGATGTTCTTGGGTGGGGGCCGATGCATTTGCAAGAACTTAGGTTTTCGGGTTTTACATACTTTAAAGAGGGTAAATATGAAATCGCAAAGATTTTTTTTGATGCTTTGACGGTATTAGATCCTGAGAATGCTTATGATAGACGTGTTCTTGGAGCAACATATATGCTTCTTGGAGACCATAATAAGGCTATTAAAGTGTTGGAAGAAGCCATTCAACTGGATTCAACACATCTTGGAGCTCAAATTAATCGCACCAAAGCTCTTTTCTTTCTTGGAAATATCCAAGAGGGATTAGAATCGGCACAAAAACTTATTCATTGTTCAGATAAAGATATTGCCAATGATGCTCAGGCACTTATTTTGGCTTATAAATCTTAA